TCGACAGCCCCAGTCTGATCATGAAAATACAACAGACACATCCAAATTGAGGGAGTCTCCAGAACACCAGTACACTGTAAAACTTCCAGGTCACTGAAAATGAAGTTCCATTAAGAAGTTGTCacagaccaggggtgcctgggtggctcagtcatttaagcgtccgactcttatttcggctcgggacatgatctcatggttcatgagtttgagcccccatctgtcagcccagagcctgcttgggattctctctctctctctctctctctctctctctctctcaaaaacaaataaataaacttcaagaaattaaaaaaaaaaagttgtcacaGACCAGACTAATTTCTGCAGTATCCTGGATTAGATTCTGGcacaaaaaagagggaaaagtggtagaaatctgaataaagtgtcatttagttaatagtattgtactCATGTTAATGTCTTAGCTTTAACAAATATACCAGTGTTGCATAAGATGTTACCATTAGAGCAAACTAGGTAAAGAATATGTATGAATTCTTTGTACTATCTTGGTACCTTCCTCTGTAAATCCAAAATGatcccaaaatttaaaataattaacaaaataaaattagattaataaaatacataattaaattaaataataacacGGAGAAGACACTCTTTTTGGAAGGACTCTGGGAAATTTTTAAGTTCATAAATTATGTTCAAAGGGAAACTTCAACCAATTCCCCAAAACACTCTTCAGACCTAATTTTTATCATAAAGCTGTAAATCCTTTCCAATTCCAATCTATGTCtgtgtcttatatttttatagtgtTTATGGTACTTTGGTTTATTTGgggaaagatattttattttagagtagtggaatttatcaacattttccttcatatattttggaacTTTTGTGATTTGAAGTCCTAAAAATATTGCCTTTTGTGTTcttataaaagtttaaaagtcttttattttcagaattttaatatgACAAGGAACAATGTTTATATTTGCAAGTGAGTCTTCATTCTGTGGGAACAAGGAATATCCTTTCTCCTGTGATTTATGGTTCTGCAAATCATCTGGGGAAGGTTAAGGGTGTGTCAGGTGGAGTGTGACCTTGGTCAGATTGGATCTGGATCTGTCCCTTTGTTTGGACCCAGGGCTCTTGCTTTGAGAGGATGAGGAAATGTCAGGAATTGTGGAATAAGAAGGATTAGAGTCTGGCATGAGGTTGCtggatgaagaagaaataaaagataattgaTGAACCGAGAAGATAAAGGGAATTTGTCATCAGGGTGGTTTATCAACTTGGGAtttgtttttgtaagttttattgaTGCGTACACTACTTacagaaagtaaacaaaacttAAGCGTACACTTCAGTGGAGGTGTACAAAACTAACTCAGTTCTGTTAACAGCAGCCAGACCAGGAGACAGAATGTTAAACTCTATTATATGATTCCGGGCCTAGTGAACAGAGGTCGCTGGGGCCGAGGTTTGGTACGGATAGTTCATCTGGATGCGGGTCCATTCACAGTACCCATTCATGGAGGGCACACACGTGGAGAACAAGGAATGGTTTCCCTCCCATACCTTGTAGTGACAGTCTTTTTGTTTCCACACACACTCTCCAAAGTCAGGTTGAGGGCAGGGATGCCAGCAGTGGAGGCAGGGCTGAACCTAGGTGTGGAGGGAGATAACAGAACTGCCCACTTCCTGTTCATACACTCCATCCTGGACCGACAAGGGCAACAAGGGTCTGTCAACAAGGAGAGGCTAAGGGGAGCAGtgaggaaggaaaggacagaaagggAACAGTGGGAAGAGGTCAGGGAATGGAAGGAAGGTGAAAGAGCAAGGGTCATCCAGAGGGAGACAGCAGGGAGGAAGATCTGGGAACAAGGACGTGGGACAAGAGTAGTGCCTGGGCTGCAGAGAAAAATCACCATACTCACTTGACATTTGCATCCTGTTCTGTATGCTGCCTCAAAACCTAGCCTCTGCTCTCTGGTGAGCTGGTACCAGAAATAGACCAGATGGCATCTTGTGAAGCGCAATGTGCCCCCCCTCAGATAGCCTGCAGTGATGGGGGAGCATGGCCTGAGTTAGTATACCATGTATGCATATCCCCTGGGAAGTCAGACCAGAGGGTCTAGAACCCCTGAGGCTGGTACAGAGTCAGCCATGAATGAGGGTCCAGCATTGCCCCAGGAAGAGTCTGTCAGATCATGATAATGGGGCCCTTGGTCCTTGGTGGGGTTAGTTGCAGAAGTCAGGTGGTCCTTTTAGGAGGAGGTAGCAAGGTTGAGGGGCTGTATGTGGACAGGGATGTTCACCTGCGATAAGTAATAGTGATTGTTGAGTGGTCCTCAGCCTATAACTACAGTCTTTCCAACTGATGGGTGAGTAGATCTCGTGGATTGTTGGCATGCCTCTGGGAGCCTTGAGTACCTGCAATGGGAGGGAAAGAGTGACTAGGACCTTAGGTTTACATAGAAGTTGCTAGGCTCCAGAAACCATCCAAATCTCTCAGCAAGAGCAGATAGTCTTGCTGATTTTGAGGAAAGGAGGTAAGAAGAAAGGAGGTACTGAGTTTACCTTAAGGACATTGACTCTGAAACCTTGTTTTGTCACGGTGTTGTTTCCTGGTCCTTGTAGATCAGCTAATATgactgggaggaggaagaaatgggtCAGGGGCCCATAGCTTCATTGCTCTAGGATTCCCACATCCAAAGTCTCATGAAGGCATTGATCAGATCACCCACCTCTGAGCTCCCCCACCTCTGCATTTCTACACCCTATGGTGAGAGCTCCTTGGTGGAGACTTCTCTAAGGTGTCCCCTTAGACTCACCGACATCTGATGTGCAGTAATATGTCTGAGGGTGCTGAATTTTACAATCACAAGCATTGcaaggtgttgacagggccaGGAGCAAAGGAAAGATTACCAGGAATGAAGGATCCATGATTGGGCCCTAGGGAACACAGGGCATAAATTACAGCATGAACTTCTAGCCCAGCTCCTCCATCCACCTCTAGACAGAAACTGGGATAACTTCGGGTGACTGTTTATCTCCCTTAATGTTTAAGGGCCTGAGAAAGATTGGATCTAGCTCCTGGATGCATGAAGTCTATGTTCTACGTCTAAAATGCCTTACCTCTGTCAGTCTGAGCCAAGGTGTCCCGCGGCTTCTGCAGAACACCTAGCACCAGGAAGGATAAATAGCCCTCTGCATTTCCTTTTCGCCCTAGAGCATATCCACTGGGAAGGTACAATTTGATAAGTGGGTGTATTAGCTGGAATCATTTTTCTCTCATCTGCATTTCCTTTCATCCTTCAGGCATATCAACCAGGCAGGTACTGTGTGATTACTGCATGCACTGTCACTTGGAATCTCTCTGTATGGTTATTCAAAGAGCCACCAAATTGATCCATTCCTGGTCAGTATTTTGGGCTGAGCTGTGTCCCTCTGAAATTCCCATGTTGAAGTCATAACCCCCAgtccctcagaatgtgactgtatttacagatagggtctttaaagagggagttaaggtaaaatgaggtcattagggtggaccctaatctgATATGACTGGTACTTTTATGAGAGGAcgttaggacacagacacacgtaGAAGGAATGCCATgtgaacataaaaaaagaaggtggcAATCTATAAATTAAGGACATACTCTCAGAATAAGACAACCTTGCtgaaaccttgatcttggacttctaggctccagaactgtgaggaaataagtttctgttgtttaagccactcagtctatggtgcTTTCGTATGGAAGCCCTAGAAAACCAACAGacacctttgttttatttttaaatatatttaggaccatggggtgcttgggtggctcggttggttaagcattcgactttggctcaggtcatgatctcatggtttgggggttcaagccctgcgttgggctctgtgctgacagctcagagcctggagcctgcttcggattctgtgtctccctctctctctgcccctcccctgctcacactctgtctctctctctctctctctctctctcaaaaatgaataaacgtgtaaaaaaaaaagaaatgtatttaggACCTTTATACAATTTAAATTTGCATTaggatttgaagaaaacaaagtcacCTGCAATACCAAATCTACCAAACAAaacttattcactcattcaatttCAACTCCTTTCCCGCAGCTCTCTTCTCTGCTACTTGCCCTACACCCCCCACCATGATTCAATTTACTATGTTGTGGTTTATCTTCCTGTTGCTCCTTTAATGGAAATACCTATAGGCACAGacacaaggggtgcctggtgggctcagtcagtgagggcTCAGAGCACATGAGGCTTGGTCtctggattgtgagttcaagccccacattgggtgtggagcctacttaaaataaaaatttaaaagaaaaagcacagacaTAAGCACATCCATTGTGGTGCACTAAATATAGCTTTGGTcatcttgccatttttattttagggcATACCTCATGACACTCCTCATTCTTTATACAGTTGTATAGTACTCCGTGTTGATAGGCCCTGGATTATCCAACCATTTCCTAATAATTGGTTCTTTCAACAGTTTTCTGTGGGAATACATcttgttggagcacctgggtggctcagtgggttgagtgtttgactcatgatttcagcttgggtcatgaacccagggtcgtgggatcgagccccgcgttgggctccatgctgagtgtggagcctgcttgggattctccccctctgcctctctccctgagttgcactctctctctaaaataaagatcggaaaaaaaattaaaaaaaatacatgcatcttttcttgtatttaacaaggtatctttattttttaagcatatttttatatttttttattttaaccactcagtgctcaccatgacaaGGGCTCTACTTATTCCCCATCTCCTATTTCACCTGgaatccctccccccccccccccctctggtaaccatcagtttgttccctaccGTTCAGAGTCTGGTTCTTggttgtttctgtctctttttttccctttgctcatttgtttagtttcttaaattccacatatgagtgaaatcatatggtatttgactttctctgacttatttcacttagtattatagtctctacctccatccatgttgttgcaaatgacaagatttcattctttttttatggctgaataatatacatgctacatcttctttatccattaatctatcagtgaacacttgggctgcttccatatcttggctattatgaataatgctgctataaacgtagGGGTGcaggtatccctttgaatcagtgcttttgtattctttgggtaccCAGTAGTGTGACGGCTCatttgtagggtagttctatttttaaatttttgatgaaCTTTCATATTATCTTCCAcggtggttgcaccagtttgcactcccaccaacagtgcaagaaggttctcccttctccacatcctcaacaacacctgtttcctgtgttgttgattttagcatcctgacaggtgtgaggtgatacctcattggagttttgatttacgtttccctgatgataagtgatgatgagcactttttcatgtgtctgttggccatatgtaggtcttctttggagaaatgtttgttcatgtcttctgcctatatttaattgggttatttgatttttgggtgttgagttttagaagttctttatatagtttggatactaaccctttatcagatacgccatttacaaatatcttattcCATTCCATacgttgccttttagctttgctgatttgatgtagtcccaatagtttattttttcttttgtttcccttgcttcaaaaggcatatctagaaagaagGTCCTGTGGCCAATGCCAGAGAAATTAACTGCTGTGCTctctctaagatttttatggtatctggtctcacatttaggtttttcatccattttgaattgatttttgtgtatggtgtaataaagtagtctagtttcattct
The Lynx canadensis isolate LIC74 chromosome E2, mLynCan4.pri.v2, whole genome shotgun sequence genome window above contains:
- the LOC115503111 gene encoding metalloproteinase inhibitor 1-like; this translates as MDPSFLVIFPLLLALSTPCNACDCKIQHPQTYYCTSDVVILADLQGPGNNTVTKQGFRVNVLKVLKAPRGMPTIHEIYSPISWKDCSYRLRTTQQSLLLIAGYLRGGTLRFTRCHLVYFWYQLTREQRLGFEAAYRTGCKCQVQPCLHCWHPCPQPDFGECVWKQKDCHYKVWEGNHSLFSTCVPSMNGYCEWTRIQMNYPYQTSAPATSVH